A genomic segment from Nicotiana sylvestris chromosome 1, ASM39365v2, whole genome shotgun sequence encodes:
- the LOC104221458 gene encoding uncharacterized protein — protein sequence MRRVRSQDRLQGFDPEPERTFHRRLREARDTNNIQALVQFLVDIEEQPMAVQKVAMPIIANVTSSIVKPRITGHFELKQSMIQLLHANGQFMGLPHEDPQHHILNFLEISDTYITNGVTPDYVRLTLFPFSLLGEAKRWLKAEPANSITTWNDLARKFLERFFPSGKTAKIRSEIVAFKQKAGESLYSAWERFKGLLRDYPHHNQTNEVLAHTFIEGLHFEKKIVVDAAAGGQVLEKSFDEIYALLNKFSKSNLDWQEEMGRHTVQKSAGVLELDVVSALSTQIATLTNQVNQMNLSNSNRGQTNQYGNTYNPNWRNYPNFSWGGNQGAQNQYRSQAPQQQYRPPQVEQQASPTSHLEDMFKKMMAEQQALSQKVMAEQQALATTVTFNERPTTIESISEKAKETEKPAGEAVAEQPPQLVARPPPPFPQILQKLRDNVVYKKFLNILKQVQINIPLVDILQEVPKYAKYIKDIVANKRRLTEFETVALTEECSSKIQGKLPQKLNDPGSFTIQISIGKHVVGRALCNLGASINLMSLSVFRQLRLGELRPTIVILQLADRSLAHPKGVIEDVLVQVGSFIFPADFIILDYEPD from the exons ATGCGTAGGGTCAGAAGCCAAGACCGACTTCAAGGCTTTGATCCTGAACCTGAGAGAACATTTCATAGGAGGTTGAGGGAAGCAAGGGACACGAATAATATTCAGGCACTTGTTCAATTTCTTGTGGACATAGAGGAGCAACCTATGGCTGTTCAGAAGGTGGCGATGCCCATCATTGCTAATGTCACCTCTAGTATAGTGAAACCTAGGATCACTGGGCACTTTGAGCTGAAACAGAGCATGATCCAGCTACTTCATGCAAACGGGCAATTTATGGGTCTTCCACACGAGGACCCACAACATCATATTCTGAACTTCTTGGAGATTAGTGATACTTATATCACTAACGGGGTCACTCCAGATTATGTGAGGCTCACACTTTTTCCATTCTCTCTGTTGGGCGAGGCTAAGCGATGGCTAAAGGCAGAACCAGCTAATTCCATTACAACATGGAACGATTTGGCGAGAAAATTTCTGGAAAGGTTCTTCCCTTCAGGCAAAACTGCAAAGATCAGAAGTGAGATAGTTGCCTTCAAACAGAAAGCGGGAGAATCTTTATACTCAGCTTGGGAAAGATTCAAGGGGCTACTCAGAGACTATCCTCATCACAATCAGACAAATGAAGTGTTAGCTCACACTTTCATAGAAGGGCtacattttgaaaaaaagatCGTGGTAGATGCTGCAGCTGGGGGTCAAGTGTTGGAGAAAAGCTTTGACGAGATATATGCATTATTGAACAAATTCTCCAAGAGCAATCTAGATTGGCAAGAAGAGATGGGCAGACATACAGTGCAAAAGTCTGCAGGGGTTCTTGAGTTAGATGTCGTCTCAGCATTATCAACGCAGATTGCTACACTGACCAATCAAGTCAACCAGATGAACTTGA GTAATTCAAATAGGGGCCAAACAAaccaatatgggaacacttacaatccCAACTGGAGGAACTACCCAaacttctcttggggtggaaaccAAGGTGCTCAGAATCAATACAGGTCTCAAGCACCTCAACAACAATATAGACCACCTCAGGTTGAACAACAAGCGAGTCCTACAAGTCACCTTGAAGACATGTTTAAAAAAATGATGGCTGAACAACAAGCCCTCTCTCAGAAAGTGATGGCTGAACAGCAAGCCCTCGCCACAACA GTAACTTTTAATGAGAGGCCAACCACTATAGAATCAATATCAGAAAAAGCTAAGGAGACAGAGAAGCCAGCTGGAGAGGCGGTGGCTGAGCAACCCCCACAATTGGTTGCAAGGCCACCACCTCCATTCCCTCAAATATTGCAGAAATTAAGAGACAATGTCGTATACAAAAAGTTTCTTAATATCTTGAAGCAGGTGCAAATTAATATTCCATTGGTTGACATCTTACAAGAAGTACCAAAATATGCAAAGTACATCAAGGACATTGTGGCAAATAAAAGAAGGCTAACCGAGTTCGAGACTGTGGCACTCACTGAGGAGTGCAGTTCCAAAATTCAAGGCAAGTTACCTCAGAAATTGAATGATCCAGGTAGTTTCACTATCCAAATCTCGATTGGTAAACATGTTGTTGGGAGAGCTTTATGTAATCTTGGGGCGAGCATCAATTTGATGTCACTATCTGTGTTCAGACAATTGAGGTTGGGTGAACTACGTCCAACGATAGTTATCTTACAGTTAGCTGATCGCTCCCTTGCTCATCCTAAgggagtgattgaagatgtgctAGTTCAAGTGGGTTCTTTCATATTCCCTGCTGATTTCATTATCCTGGATTACGAGCCTGATTAG
- the LOC104221455 gene encoding calcium-transporting ATPase, endoplasmic reticulum-type, whose amino-acid sequence MEEKPFPAWSWSVDQCLKEYQVKLEKGLSTYQVEKRRERYGLNELEKEKGKPLWRLVLEQFDDMLIKILLGAAFISFVIAYLHQDETGDSGFEAYVEPFVILLILVINAIVGVWQESNAEKALEALKEMQGESAKVFRDGYLVPDLPARELVPGDIVDLRVGDKVPADMRVATLKSSTLRVEQSSLTGESMPVTKSIDSLPMDDCELQAKENMVFAGTTVVNGSCICIVVDTGMCTEIGKIQRQIHDASMEENDTPLKKKLDEFGNRLTSAIGIVCLVVWAINYRYFLTWKVVDGWPSDVRFSFEKCTYYFKIAVTLAVAAIPEGLPAVITTCLALGTRKMAQKNAIVRKLPSVETLGCTTVICSDKTGTLTTNQMSVTEFFTLGGKTTTWRTFSVEGTTYDPKDGRIIDWNCYNMDANLLVMAEICAICNDAGVFCDGRLFKATGLPTEAALKVLVEKMGVPDSKARSKIRDAQIVSSYLIDRNTVKLGCCEWWMKRSKRVAALEFDRVRKSMGVIVRELNGSNRLLVKGAVESLLERSTYVQLADGSTVPIDESCRQLLLLRHLQMSSKGLRCLGLAYKDDLGELSGYYAETHPAHKKLLDPSCYSSIESDLVFVGVVGLRDPPREEVHKAVNDCRRAGIKIMVITGDNKSTAEAVCREIQLFSDGENLRGSSFTGKEFMALSSQQQIEILSKDGGKVFSRAEPRHKQEIVRMLKEMGEVVAMTGDGVNDAPALKLADIGIAMGITGTEVAKEASDMVLADDNFSTIVSAVAEGRSIYNNMKAFIRYMISSNVGEVISIFLTAALGIPECLIAVQLLWVNLVTDGPPATALGFNPADVDIMQKPPRKSNDALINSWVFFRYMVIGSYVGIATVGIFIVWYTQASFLGIDLVSDGHTLVELSQLRNWGECSAWPNFTVSPFTAGNRLITFSHPCDYFSVGKVKAMTLSLSVLVAIEMFNSLNALSEDNSLIKMPPWRNPWLLVAMSVSFGLHCLILYTPFLADIFGIVPLSRSEWLLVILLSAPVILIDEVLKFVGRRRRWRSKLKAA is encoded by the exons ATGGAAGAAAAACCATTCCCTGCATGGTCCTGGTCTGTCGACCAGTGTCTGAAAGAGTACCAAGTAAAATTAGAGAAGGGTCTGAGCACTTATCAAGTGGAGAAGAGGCGAGAAAGATATGGTTTGAATGAGCTTGAGAAAGAAAAGGGGAAGCCTTTGTGGAGGCTTGTTTTGGAGCAgtttgatgatatgcttattaaGATCCTCCTTGGTGCAGCCTTCATCTCATTCGTTATAGCTTATCTGCATCAGGATGAGACTGGAGATTCAGGGTTCGAGGCCTATGTAGAACCCTTTGTAATCCTCTTGATCTTAGTAATCAATGCAATCGTCGGAGTTTGGCAAGAAAGCAATGCTGAGAAAGCACTGGAAGCATTAAAAGAGATGCAAGGTGAGTCTGCTAAGGTATTCAGAGATGGATATTTAGTACCAGATTTACCAGCAAGGGAGCTTGTCCCAGGGGATATCGTGGATCTGCGAGTTGGTGACAAAGTGCCAGCTGATATGAGAGTTGCCACTTTAAAATCCTCAACCCTAAGGGTTGAGCAAAGTTCTTTGACGGGGGAGTCGATGCCCGTTACTAAAAGCATCGATTCCCTTCCTATGGATGATTGTGAATTGCAGGCCAAAGAGAACATGGTTTTTGCTGGAACTACAGTCGTGAATGGTAGCTGCATCTGCATTGTTGTCGACACAGGGATGTGCACAGAAATTGGTAAGATCCAAAGACAAATCCATGATGCATCAATGGAAGAGAACGACACCCCTTTGAAGAAGAAACTTGATGAATTCGGTAATAGGCTTACATCTGCTATTGGCATTGTTTGCCTAGTCGTGTGGGCGATCAACTACAGATATTTCCTTACCTGGAAGGTTGTGGATGGATGGCCTTCAGATGTccgtttctcatttgagaaatgCACATATTATTTCAAGATAGCTGTTACTCTTGCAGTGGCTGCAATTCCTGAAGGTCTCCCCGCTGTAATTACTACTTGCTTAGCTCTGGGTACAAGGAAAATGGCACAAAAGAACGCAATAGTGCGGAAACTTCCAAGTGTGGAAACCTTAGGATGCACAACTGTGATTTGTTCAGATAAAACAGGAACCTTGACTACCAATCAGATGTCTGTGACAGAGTTCTTTACATTGGGAGGTAAAACTACAACCTGGCGAACTTTTAGCGTCGAAGGAACTACGTATGATCCTAAGGATGGGAGAATAATTGACTGGAATTGTTACAATATGGATGCTAACTTGCTAGTTATGGCTGAAATATGTGCAATCTGCAATGATGCTGGGGTCTTCTGCGATGGTCGTCTGTTCAAAGCAACTGGATTGCCTACTGAGGCAGCTCTTAAAGTTTTGGTGGAAAAGATGGGAGTACCAGATAGCAAAGCGAGAAGCAAGATCCGCGATGCACAGATTGTATCTAGCTATTTGATTGATCGCAACACCGTTAAATTAG gatgcTGTGAATGGTGGATGAAAAGATCAAAAAGGGTTGCAGCATTGGAATTTGATCGTGTTCGCAAATCCATGGGTGTTATTGTGCGGGAGCTAAATGGGAGCAATCGACTACTTGTCAAG GGTGCTGTTGAGAGTTTGCTAGAACGTAGTACATATGTTCAACTTGCAGATGGATCAACTGTTCCCATTGACGAGTCCTGTCGTCAACTATTGTTGTTGAGACACTTGCAGATGAGTTCAAAGGGTCTGCGATGCTTGGGCTTGGCATATAAAGATGATTTGGGCGAGCTTTCAGGATATTATGCCGAGACTCATCCTGCCCATAAGAAGCTGCTTGATCCATCCTGCTACTCCTCCATAGAAAGTGATCTAGTTTTTGTAGGAGTTGTTGGTCTAAGG gaCCCCCCACGTGAGGAAGTTCACAAGGCAGTAAATGACTGTAGAAGAGCTGGGATAAAAATCATGGTTATAACTGGAGATAATAAATCCACAGCTGAGGCTGTTTGCAGGGAAATTCAGTTATTTTCTGATGGTGAGAATCTTAGAGGGAGTAGTTTTACTGGCAAAGAGTTCATGGCACTTTCCTCTCAGCAACAAATTGAGATATTGTCAAAAGATGGAGGCAAGGTCTTTTCTCGTGCTGAACCCAGGCACAAACAAGAAATTGTAAGGATGCTGAAGGAAATGGGTGAAGTTGTTGCAATGACTGGAGATGGCGTCAATGATGCACCTGCACTAAAACTTGCTGACATCGGAATAGCCATGGGCATCACAGGAACTGAG GTTGCAAAAGAAGCTTCCGATATGGTTCTGGCAGATGACAATTTTAGTACTATAGTCTCTGCTGTTGCAGAGGGACGTTCGATCTACAATAACATGAAGGCCTTCATCAG ATATATGATATCATCCAACGTTGGTGAGGTCATCTCCATTTTCTTGACTGCTGCTTTGGGCATACCAGAATGTTTGATAGCCGTGCAGTTGCTCTGGGTAAATTTGGTAACAGATGGCCCACCTGCTACGGCTCTTGGATTTAACCCTGCTGATGTTGACATAATGCAGAAACCACCTAGGAAGAGCAATGATGCTCTCATAAATTCCTGGGTTTTCTTCCGCTATATG GTCATTGGTTCTTATGTGGGCATTGCAACGGTCGGCATATTTATAGTGTGGTATACTCAGGCTTCTTTCCTTGGTATTGATCTTGTGAGTGATGGCCACACACTTGTTGAACTATCACAGCTTCGCAACTGGGGTGAATGCTCCGCATGGCCAAATTTCACCGTGAGTCCATTCACGGCTGGTAACCGCCTGATTACATTTTCACACCCTTGTGACTACTTTAGTGTTGGTAAAGTGAAGGCCATGACTTTGTCACTCTCTGTCCTGGTGGCAATTGAGATGTTTAATTCTCTCAATGCCCTCTCTGAAGACAACAGCTTGATCAAAATGCCACCTTGGAGAAACCCTTGGCTTCTTGTTGCGATGTCAGTCTCGTTTGGCCTACATTGCCTGATACTCTATACTCCATTCCTAGCAGATATATTTGGTATTGTCCCACTGAGCCGAAGTGAATGGCTGCTAGTCATCTTGCTTTCTGCCCCAGTTATTCTTATTGATGAAGTCCTCAAATTTGTGGGGAGGAGAAGAAGATGGAGAAGTAAACTAAAAGCTGCATAA
- the LOC104221456 gene encoding pentatricopeptide repeat-containing protein At5g08510, which produces MNQLKQIHAHTLRNGTDFTQFLITKLVEIPNIPYAHKVFDNITRPTVFLYNKLIQAYSSHGLPSQCFSLYIHMRRQGCSPNPHSFTFLFAASTSRSIPIQGQMFHVHFIKWGFNFDIYALTALVDMYAKMGLLPSARKLFDEMEMKDVPTWNSLIAGYTKNGNVEEAFKLFSAMPSRNVISWTAMISGYSQNGKYANALTVYKEMEKDKGVKPNEVTIASVLPACANLGALEVGQKIEANARANGYFKNMFVCNAVLEMYMKCGRIDRAMQLFHEIGRRRNLCSWNTMIMGLAVHGKGDEALTFFNQMLGEGNAPDDVTFVGAILACTHGGMVAKGWGLLSLMEQRFSIVPKLEHYGCMVDLLGRAGKLQEAYDLIESMPMTPDSVIWGTLLGACSFHGNVELAEKAAEFLSVLEPWNPGNYVILSNIYARAGRWDGVARLRKLMKSSQITKAAGYSFIEEGGDIHKFIVEDKSHQKSKEIYALLDLVTTILKFDESTIDIDLDSIVE; this is translated from the exons ATGAACCAGCTGAAACAAATACACGCCCACACTCTCCGAAATGGCACCGACTTCACCCAATTCTTGATTACCAAGCTTGTTGAAATCCCAAACATACCGTATGCCCACAAAGTGTTCGACAATATTACCAGACCAACTGTCTTTCTCTACAACAAGCTCATTCAAGCCTATTCTTCTCATGGCCTTCCCAGCCAGTGTTTTTCTCTCTATATCCATATGCGCCGGCAAGGCTGCTCCCCTAATCCACACTCCTTCACTTTCCTCTTCGCCGCATCCACCAGCCGTTCCATCCCCATACAAGGCCAAATGTTCCATGTCCATTTCATCAAATGGGGTTTCAATTTCGACATCTACGCTTTAACTGCACTTGTTGACATGTATGCTAAAATGGGCCTGTTGCCTTCTGCGCGAAAGCTCTTCGACGAGATGGAAATGAAGGATGTGCCCACTTGGAATTCTTTGATTGCAGGGTATACCAAGAATGGGAATGTGGAAGAAGCTTTCAAGTTGTTTTCAGCAATGCCTTCAAGGAATGTGATTTCCTGGACAGCAATGATTTCAGGCTATTCGCAAAATGGCAAGTATGCGAATGCATTAACTGTCTACAAGGAAATGGAGAAAGACAAAGGAGTAAAGCCTAATGAAGTCACAATTGCTAGTGTGCTTCCAGCTTGTGCGAATCTTGGGGCGTTGGAGGTTGGGCAGAAAATTGAAGCTAATGCAAGGGCAAATGGATACTTTAAGAATATGTTTGTCTGCAATGCTGTGCTTGAAATGTATATGAAATGTGGTAGAATTGATAGGGCAATGCAACTCTTTCACGAGATTGGTAGGAGGAGGAACTTGTGTTCTTGGAATACCATGATCATGGGGTTAGCTGTCCATGGAAAAGGTGATGAAGCTCTTACGTTTTTCAACCAAATGCTG GGAGAAGGAAATGCACCTGATGATGTAACGTTTGTAGGAGCAATCTTAGCATGCACACATGGAGGCATGGTAGCAAAGGGCTGGGGACTCCTCAGCTTGATGGAGCAAAGATTCTCCATAGTTCCAAAGTTGGAACACTATGGCTGTATGGTTGATCTCTTAGGCCGGGCTGGAAAGTTGCAGGAAGCTTATGATCTTATAGAGAGCATGCCAATGACACCTGATTCGGTTATATGGGGAACTCTGCTTGGAGCCTGCAGCTTCCATGGCAATGTTGAACTGGCTGAGAAAGCAGCCGAGTTCCTTTCTGTGTTGGAGCCGTGGAATCCCGGAAATTATGTTATTCTCTCAAACATCTATGCAAGAGCTGGCCGATGGGATGGTGTTGCAAGGTTAAGGAAACTGATGAAGTCCTCCCAGATTACAAAAGCAGCAGGGTACAGCTTCATTGAGGAGGGAGGTGATATTCATAAGTTCATAGTAGAGGATAAATCCCACCAAAAATCAAAAGAGATATATGCATTGCTTGATTTAGTCACGACTATATTAAAGTTTGATGAAAGCACCATTGATATTGATTTGGATTCTATTGTCGAATAA